AGCAGTCTACCGCTCTCGTCCTCGCGCACGGCAAGGTCGCCGTGCTCGATGGTGCCGGGCAGGTCGGCGAAAAGTTCCGCCATCAGCCCGGCCAGCGCCAGCGACGACATGCGCACCGCGTAGACGGTGAGGAACAGGAAGCGGCTGTTACCGTCGAGCAGCCGGCGGCAGTCGGCCAGCAGGTCCGGGAGGTTCTCCTCCAGACGCCATGTCTCGCCGGTGGGGCCGCGCCCGAACTTGGGGGGATCGAGGATAATGCCGTCGTAGCGCTTCTCGCGGCGAACCTCGCGCGCGGTGAACTTGGCGGCATCGTCGATCAGCCAGCGCACCGGGCGGTCGTCCAGGCCGGCCAGCATGGCGTTTTCACGCGCCTGCGCCACTGACTTCTTCGAGGCGTCCACGTGCGTCACCGGGCCATGCGCCGAAAGCGCAAGGCTGCCAACGCCGGTGTAGCCGAACAGGTTCAGCGTGCT
The DNA window shown above is from Novosphingobium sp. P6W and carries:
- a CDS encoding class I SAM-dependent methyltransferase, translating into MADLVAQPQILTGEGWADYGLVDSGHGRKLERYGPYRFVRPEPQAMWSPRLAETEWDAHGEFVPGSDEDGGGRWQFDKAVPRDGWPLAWNEVSFTAQCTPFRHLGFFPDMAPVWDWMRAMLAGKDDASTLNLFGYTGVGSLALSAHGPVTHVDASKKSVAQARENAMLAGLDDRPVRWLIDDAAKFTAREVRREKRYDGIILDPPKFGRGPTGETWRLEENLPDLLADCRRLLDGNSRFLFLTVYAVRMSSLALAGLMAELFADLPGTIEHGDLAVREDESGRLLPTAIFARWSNPE